ACTAAACACAAGGGAGAAATTATAGCACATTTACAGTCCAAttgtatacatgtctattcaaaagtaattcccactgagttcaatggagtacTTCAAAGTAAGGGGCTATAGGATAGCAGCCTCAAGGCAcagtgtttagacaaaaaaaaatgctgggagttgtaggacctccCCGCCCCagtctaagtatgcataggattgtactcttagtcattgatatcatcatcatcatcatcatcatcatcatcatcatcatcatcatccaataaaCTGGCTTGTATTTTGGTTTTGGGGGTTTTCGGATGTAAAAACCCCCTTTGTTTAAAAACATTGAAAAGTTTCTAAAAAGTTAAACCATATGGACAACTGCAATCCCCTACTTTCCCTCCACATAACTCCTTACTTCTCTCCAAGAACAACCAATCCCATAGGGGAGTTTTATATGGCTGTAgaacttgggagggggggggaatactgtGATCCTCCAAAAgttgttggactatagctcctatcatctctgaccattcccAACTCTTGCTAAAGAAACACTCTCATGAGCATGATGCAGAACATAGGTCTTACATTATTTTGACCTGAATGTGCTTATTTAGTACATCTTTTAAACTGAAAGTAAAACTGTGGTTTCATGAATTATTTCAAATATCACCATcccaatcctatacccattttgTAAAATGAAGATTACAACATTGAAATCATTGCTTCCATTAATTTCACTTGGACTATTTTGAGGCAAGTGTTTTTTAAGTACTCTGAACGGAGTAAGTTACCTGTCAGGATAAGTTTCCTTAGCTATTATGCTACTTGAGGGCCCAAGCAGGTCCTTCCAGTGTGAGATAGCTTGATGCCGAGCAAGAACCATCGCAATTAGAGGCCCAGAACTCATATAAGCTGTCAAGTTAGGAAAGAACATTTTCCCATACTGTTCTACATAGAAGTTGCTACACTGCTCTGGGCTTAGTTGGAGTTTTCGTTTCTACAAGAAACAAGAAAAATCTCATAAAACCAGGATTGTCAAATTACCATTCTGCATTACAGAAACATTGAAGTGTATTTTTCAGCAAATTTCCAAGTTTATAGAACAGAACCACTTGCTACAGTGCTAGCCGTTTCATCTTCTTAAAAATACCTTGACAACTAACAAAATGAGGCTGTGATTCCTGTTTAGCTTGGGAACCTTCTAGAGTCAAAATTTGGAGTGTTAAGGCTGAGTCTTATACTGTTATTCGTTCTCTCATACTATCGTAGGGGATGTGGCCAAGTCCACTTGTGACTACAGTCATCACATTCTGGTAAGTGAAAGCCAAAAGGGGAGCTACTTTGCACAGACAATTTAACCACATGGGAGCTGACTTCATACAGGGATTGCATGTCttgtgagagcttcggctatggggcggtatataaatgtaataaataaataaatatctgttcaGTCTTTAAGACGTGCAGGATAGGCCCTTTTGAGGACATTCCTGCTTGCAGTGGCCTGCTTGTTGGACACCTGCAAATGGGCTTTCTCTTGTGTtgctcccaaattgtggaatgctctccctttaGAGTGAAATTTGGCCCCCCAATCTTTCAGCATTTTTGAAAGGCATTAATTACGCCTATTAAATTGCGGATAgtggtttttaatgttgttttgtttttatccatTTTTATTTCAGTTCTTTTATACAGCCTTGGAAAGGTGGTAaatactacaaataaataaataaataaaatactatagAACATGATGTTTGTGTGAATCAGGCCTTTACGAGGCAACTGAGTAAGATTGTTTGGAAATATGAAGTCTGATGCCACCAGTAAGTTGATGGTACCCAGATATCTCTGTTGATCTCTCTTTTCTTCATCTAGCATCATAGAGAAATCTGTAACAGTAGATATAGTTGGACTTTGTAGGAATCTTAACATCCTCAATGTTCACCCAAAttcatacaaatttaaaaaattctgaCATATCAGGTTTTCCACTCATGATAAATTTTAAATGAActgctgtttccttttttttcttttttcttttttaaagtccaGTTTATAATGCAGCACTCTTGCCATTCAAATTCTGCACTGGGTCTTTAGCAGTTGGGAAGAATCCTGCTGAAAAGAGATAGTTTGGGAAGAACAAGAAGATGtactaatttttgtttttaaaagaaagtgagGCCACGGTTGGACAATTGCAGCATCTAGTGGTCACTTTTAAGCATTGTTACAATACTTCCTTCAGAACTGCTGAAATGGGTTGCTTCCAGAGGAACTTCTATGGCACCATCACCATAACTCATTCACAGAAATTTACAGGGGGTCCAGGTGTTGTCATGGTCTTCTACTTGTGATCTGCCTTTGTTTTCTTACCGCTTCTTCCTCCATCATTTTCCTTAATGCCACTAATTTGAAAAAGATGCCACAgcagcacaatgccttctgatgtTTAGTACTAGGAGacctccatctgaaagcacccatgGTTATATGGAAGCAGAATTCTGTCTTATAGCAATCTTACCAAACACCACATTAAAGTAAAGCAACACATGTCCACCAACCTGCATTCAAATTCATCACATAAATTTGCATTTCAAATTCTAAAAATACCCTCCTCCATCAACCTGTACTCCTCAGTGGTGATACATTTACTctgcaaggccatagctagacctaaggtttatccctggatcatccaggggtcaaacctgttcatctaggtgacacacgggatccagtgctcaggcaggggcgaaccctggatgatcccaggataaaccttaggtctagctgtggcccaagaaataaataaaatttattcacTGTGATTCTACCTGAAGACATGAACAAAGAGGTTATAAAGGCTGCTTTCTTTAACCATATCACTTGCTGGTTTTAAACATAGAGTTGATtatgcagaatttttttttccaGGTTACCTGAACGATGGTAAATCCTGATCTGAGAATTATATCTTCTATTTCATCTTCTTTGTTGACGATATCTGGTTTAATGATTGCCAGGGTTCTTTCAACATAAATCTGAGGTTCAGGCATTAACATCTGCATTTTTGCTGTTAAGATTCAGGTCTTCTCTCACTGAAATGATACATTTGTTATCCCCATTACATTTGTTATCCCCATTCCTAACGCTTTGGTTAGGAAACAGAGGAATATTAATCTGGCCTTTTGTCTGGAGCTTGAGCCAATCTGTTtgaatcctatatatgtttactccaACTGACAGTTGCTCTGGTACGGCACAGCTGAAAGGCACTGGCCAGAGTACCAAGGCCTACTGGGAGGCTGCACGCCttctgcctcccaggaagaataTCACAGCAAGGTGGAGACCAAATTAGCCCCACCCTTCAGCCAGAGAAGGCAAGGCTGAAGGAACTTTGCTtcatccttccctgccagaaaaaaaccctctaagaACTAAGGGCTAATGCCCAAGTTTGctttcctctctcttccttttcttttatgtCTTGTCTTTGACTGTAAGCCTGAAAGGAGAGGCTGTgttattattaatctttgtaaatcacccCGGGAACCTACaaatatatttattcagaagtaagttgaCTCGAATGCAACTAACTTCTAgataagcatgtttaggattactGTGTTAATGCTGCCACGTACTTTTACAGTTCTTTCTTTAGCAGATGCATAACATACAAAAACCAAGGAGTGATCCTTACTCAGTCACACTGCTACGGTGCAAGAAAAAGcatcacctgctgatttctgctaACATTTCTTGCTGGCAAAGAACTTCTGCCCATTAAAAGGTGATCATCGTGCAGCCCCAAACCCTATCCATATTTGCTTTGAAGTAAGCCCTGATACACTTCATTGGGGTGTCCCTCCTCGGTTAGCCTGCATACGTTTACagccttgcagtgcaatcctatgcatgttgtacGCAGTAGGACTCAGTGAggccagtggctctgatgtcagtggggctgtgactaCGCTGTGAGTTTCAGTCACAACTacacagaactgtaaaggagctgtccaaggtgctgaactctaacCGCCAAGTAGGTTCAGCACCGTTAGAGTTtggactggttcggactgaaacccagagtggagtcACAACCCCACTGGTAAGACTTTACTCTCAGGGAAGTGCGCATTGGCTTCCAACCTTAACCCCTCACCCCTTCTTGTCTATTCTTTCTTCCAGCAGCTCACTACCGTCTGTTATGAGCATGAGATTTGTTGGTTGCCCCGTTCAGACGATCTTGCTCCTGGGCGTCGCGCTAGGCCGGTGGACTGACGCCGCCACCCCGGTTGTGAAGCCCCAGAGTTCTCTTTCCCGCGAGGAAGCCCCTCTACACGCCCACTGATTGGGCCGTCCAGTCCGCAGATGCGGTTGCCAAGCAACCAGAGAAACCGCGAGCGAACACGGCACCTACGGCAGCCGGCAAGGTCAGACTCGAAGCACTTGTCGGGCTTTGCGTTCGTTTCAATAACAGCAAACGTCGATGGAGATGGGTGTGAGAGAGGCACGAATGTTTCCTTTTGCTCTTGCAGCCACAATGAATGCGCGGGCTGTGTGTGCTTGGGCTTGCGTCGCCGGgaccttattatttattaccccACCCATGTATATGGCACTTTACAAACAATACGAGGATGGGTCTCTCACCcgagaggcttacaatctacaaaACAGAGTCAAGGGAGACAGCAGGTGACAGGGAGGCTCCTCCATTCATTCAACTTTTTGCGACTGTTGATTTTATTTCTCTGCATATCTGTTAGAGCACGttggtgggtaacttgtggccctccagatgttttgcccgaCAGCATTGGTTATGTTGGCTAAGGCTAACGTAACTAGTAATCCAGCACCTCACTCCATTCATGGTTAAAAACACTCAGTATAGGGGGAAACATGATTTTGTAACGTGTGGCTACAGTTTTTCCTGAATTATATTTAAGAGTAAGTTGAAGCACAACATCTGAACTACTCCAACATACTTTACCTTAAGACTTCTATTTATGTGTATGGAAAGACCTTTGCTGAATGGCCACAAGATGCCTCCACTGTTTGCTCAGAAATCTGCATTTATACTGCACAATTCTATGTGTCTTCTCAGAACTAAGTCCTTTTAAATTCAGTAGACCTTACTCCAaggcaagtgggtataggattgctggCTGTTCCTgcaacatttttttccttcttgccCTTTCCTCCTCCATTGGCAGGGAACTGCCAGTTGTGGTGTCAACAGTGTTTATAAAGAGGTGCAGGGACTTTAAGGTGCTCAAcaataacatcatcatcaacaacaacaaccaaagttGGGATGTAGCAGTTTTACAGCCAGTCACATTGTTTTCGTGGACCTTATTGAATGAACCCAAACTATTTGCTGGTATCAAGTAATGCCAATAgtgtaaaacacatacacacacacgcacaccccaacAAGCCAAACTCAACTAGTAGTAGTCAGCATGGTTCAGACAAGGCTTCTTCCTCAATGTGTGGCAAGGTTTCCTTTTTCATTGGGGAACATTCCAACCAATAATAGCTATACTTAAGTAAtattagactctggacttaatggtcttacactccgtcccacccacccccttttcagATGGTAATGTTATATTGCTTCACTTATTACAAACTGCCATAAGGCAGCTCTGCTGCACTTGAGGCCCCTTCTGCTCATTCTACTGAATGAGGTCCTGGACTTCTGTCTCAAGTCCTGCCCTGCTAGCACCACTGCCCACAGCCTGAAGTgatacagtcccccccccccaagaaatattttccattttattctgtGGGTTGCAGAGAGTGTCTTGTTTCATTTGCCACTGAATATTTGAAGCCCTAAGTAAGTTGTTTAAAGTCTTAAGTATGTACAACAGTAAAAAGAACAGCCACactacttttctttttaatgtttctcttttaaaaataaaaatgcagctaCTAATCTGGATCAATGTATGCATTCTCTCCTCTAGCAGTGGCCTTGAGACATACCTGTCTCTGGAAAGCTTAGAAGCAGAGTATGAGGGCTTATCCCCATCAGTATTTGGTAATCAGTGATATGCTGACAATGGAGGCCCCATTCTTAGCTACCATGGCCTAAGTTAGGTTTGTCAAACAGAATGAAAAGAGCAGTGCAACATAAAATTAGAGGCATCTCAGATTAAGCCTGCCTGGAAGTCAGGCTGCCAGTGCCTACTCCTAAAGTGCTGATTTATAATCCTAAATATCTTGGGATAATGGTGAGGAAAAGGTACTCTGTTTATGCTGCAAGGCATTATCTTATTCAAATTATTTCATGTGTTCAAGGGCTGAGCTTCACTCTTGAAAGCATGCCCTGGTATACTCTGGTTTCTGGTTCAGTTTAAGCCCTGGCTTTATGTTGTGAGTTGGTGGTTGACCTTTCACTTGGGAAGTGGAAACTCAAGATGAAGTTCAGGGAtctaggaaattacaggctggttagcttgacatctgttccaggtaaattggttgaaagcattattaaagacaaaattagtaagcatatagaaggacaggtcctgctgaagaagaatcaatatggcttccgcaaaggcaagtcctgtctcactaatctactagaattctttgattctggtggacattgtttacttggacttccaaaaggcttttgactccTGAACAGACTTagaagtcatggaataagaggagaggtcctcttatggacctggttagagaacagaaaacagagtaggaataaatggccatttctcccaatggagggaagtaaatagtggggtcccacagggatcggtattgggaccaatccttttcaacttattcataaatgatctggaattaggagtgagtagtgaagtggccaagtttacagacaccaaattatttaaggttgttaaaactcaaagggattgtgaagagcctcaaagggatctctccaagctgggagagtgggcatcgaaatggcagatgtggttcaatgcaagtaagtgtaaggtgatgcacgttggggcaaaaaaaaacccaacttcaagtataatctaatgggatctgagctggtggtgcccaaacaagaaagagatcttgggactgtggtggacagctcgatgaaaatgttcacccagtgtgcggccgctgtaaagaaggcaaactccatgttaggcattataagaaaaggaattgagaataaaacagccagtatcatactgccattatacaaatctatggtgcgaccacacttagaatactgtttacaattctggtcaccacacctaaaaaaggatactgtgcacaaaagggcaactaaaatgattaaggggctggagcatctctcctatgaggaaggttacatcaactgagattgtttagcttggaaaaaaggaggctaaggggagacatgacagaggtgtacaaaattattcagggtgtggagaatgtggatagggagacatttttctccctctctcaaaatactagatgacttcatggtcatcccatgaagctgattggtgggagatccaggacaaataaaaagaagtactttttcacacagcacatagttaaattatggaattcactaccacaagacatggtgatggccaccagtttggatggctttaaaaggggcttggataaattcctggagaaggctatcaatggctactagccctgatggttgtgtgctatctccagtatttgaggcagtaagcctgtgtgcaccagttactggggaacatgggtgggagggtgctgttgcaccatgtcctgccttgttggtccctggccaatggctggttggccactgtgtgaacagagtactggactagatggaccctcagtctgatccagcatggcacttcttatattcttatgttcattGATCTTTAGACAACACTGGCTTTTTAAAGCATCTCATACTGCTGGAGATGCagcagaagtcatagaatcatagaatcaaagaatagcagagttggaaggggcctacaaggccatcgagtccaaccccctgctcaatgcagaaatccaccctaaagcatccctgacagttttATTGTCATattttggtattttattgttttataatacaataaaatatatttattgttttataaataaataaatatatttattgttttataataaataattttaattgttttataattggtatttggtattttattgttttattgtcatATTTTGGTATTATTGGATGGTTTTTAACTTGTTGCAAATTTGTTTCAGAAAAATcagatatttttaaatgaataaggATTTCTTTCAACTGCTGTCCTATGCACAGTAGCTTGGGAACTGAACTCGGACTTACTCCTGAGTTAGTGAGCATACATTGAAGCTGTTACAACCCAATCCGGTGCATGTTTACAAAATTAGGTTTTTACTGGTCGatgctatttatttcttttttatggattttttaaaaataatgtttttatgtgTTAATGATAATTTGtggtttattatatattttattgtttttagctgcCCTGAGAACTATCTGtgatagaaaggcaggatataaataaataaataaataaattaaatgatctGGCAGATCCCAAGCCTTCCATGATCTACCCTGGCTGCCATGCACTCTTCTTGCCCTTACCACTGTTATTGTTCTGATGACATGGAGGCAGAGCTTTCTGCCACCATCCAGGGAGCGGCTCTGAAGGCATGCTACCCTCTCCGCTTGTGGAGTTGGAAGTCCAtgatatcctatggcccctggaatcccctcccagggatcataggattgtgacctaagggagtaatattgtattttttaaaagttattttatttgtttatttatttattgtacattACTtatcctaggtttaaaatgtatatgttttaaattttgtaaggccgccttgaggcccagtattgggcaaaaggcaggatacaaatactactactactaataataataataataatgtgttcccTAGACAGTGTTCAGGGAGACATATAATTGTTCAGCTTCTTAGTTCTGAGCTTGTAGACAGGGCTCTGAGCTAGGAACCAAGAAACTGAGCTGCCTTCCCCCTCATAGCTGgcgtggagagaaccacaccggCCAGCTCTCCGTACTTGCAAAACAGAGCATGAAGGGAAAAGGAGGCGGTCTCGtagacagggaggagactgggtGGTAGCCATATGAGAgatcctatggccaccccagcctccttctctccccctccctgaagcccctGCTAGACAGGCAAAGTGCCCATCTAGTTTAAAAGCAGAGTGGGTGTCACgatgcacctcctgctctgcatagaaTACTTGTAAACCTTCTCTAAATTCAGAGGCTTACGAGTAGCCAGAGTGCATCCCATAGGATCGAGCCCTAAATAGCTTAGTTTGTCCCATATTTAATTTAATACTTGGGGATTTTATTTAATATGTTCATTTTCATGATGTACATATGTTGCATTTTTACAATTCTCAATTATAAATTAATGCATTGTTCATAAAACTTGCTTTTATAAATATCTTCGAGAAAGACTTAGGAGCATAGGTAACTGTCTTAAACCATGGCAGAAtactggcccatctagctcaatattttcTACATTGATAGTGGCTGTCCAGGGCTTTAGACAGGAatcttttcccagccctacctggagatgccagaagtGGAATTGGGATCTTTTctatgcaaagcatctgctcagTCACTGAGCTATGGATAATAAATTCTTCTCTGTGCAATCTTGTGATGTCCTTCTGTTCTTCTTTGTTTTAACAGGTGCAGGCAATATTGTGGTGGAAGTGCTAAGATGAGAGCAgaacccttttcttttccacctgAGTATTATATGGCCTCTTCCTCATTGCTCACATTTCAACAAGAAGCATATTATTAATAATGTAATCATAATTATTATTCTGTGTGCTTTAAAATATAACTCTTTACATCTACAGTTCAAGATTATGTAAGAAACAACACTTGGTGTAGGGCTGTTAGGAAATAACCACATCCTCCAATGAATAGCAGAGTACAATATTAAATGTCCCTTTCCTCAAGTTTCAAAGGCACACTTTAAATAGCACCACCGCCATTCAACTATAGAAACTCATTTGAAACTGTAAAAGTATGTGATGAACACTTATTAAATTTACATTTATACAGAAAAATATTTTGACAGTTATGAGTGGCATAACTGATATGAAATAATGCTGGTAAGGAAGAAGTACCAGAAAAAGAGACttgaatgatttggacaaggaggtgcagggaatgcttatcaaatctgcagatgacacaaaactgggttgGTTAGGTAATACTCTGGAAGAtagaaaaaaaacttcaaagtgttcttgataggctggagcactgggctgaaaacaacagaatggaatttgatagggataaatgccaagttctacatctaggaaaaagaaaccaaatgcagagttacaagataggggatacttggctcagcaatactacaggcgagaaggatcttggaattgttgtagatcacaagctgaatataatttaacagtgtgatatggctggaaaaaaaaaagcaaatggtattttaggatgcattaatagaagtatagcttccaaatcacatgaggtactgatcccccccccccccatttagcactggttaggcctcatcttgagtgttgcgtccagttctgggcaccacacttcaaggatgcagacaagctggagtgtgttcagaggagggcaaccagaatgatcaggggtctggaaacaaagccctatgaggagagactgaaagaaatgggcatgtttagccttgagaagagaaagctgaggggagacatgatagcactcttcaaatacttgaaaggttgtcacacagaggagggcaaggatctcttctcgatcatcctagagtgcaggacacggactaatgggctaaagttacaggaagccagattctggctggacatcaggaaaaacttcctgattgttagagtagtacgacaatggaacaaattacctagggaggtcataggttctcccacactagaggcatttaagatgaagctggacaacaatctgtcatggatgctttaaggtagattcctgcattgagcagggggttagactaaacggccttgtaggccccttccaactctagtattctatggtTCAAGTTACATTTGGATTTGAATCTTCTGGGAGTTAGAAATTCTGTTCAGGAGAGCAGCAGTTGTGCTTGCTGACTGGATTTGGCTTTTCTGCtgatactttgaatattttttggTTGGTTTAACACGTTTGTGTGTAGCCTTTAATTGTAGTATTCTGCCCCTTTAGTGACAGAGAATGTGGTGTAGCCatttaataaataataggaaTGCCCAGTGAAATTATTGTAATGGAATTAATAACTGACATTTGGAATTGGGACAACTGAAATGGATGTCTTGAAATGCTTGAAGGATAGCTGGGATTGTGAAATTATGCATTAGAGTTGTAGGGAATTTTTGGAGTCAGTTACCTGCAGTTAACCAAACAGAACAGTAAATTATTGAAGCCGCAGTTTTGCCTTCAATAGATAAAGTGATCAGTAAATAAGGATTCCATAAGTTTAAATGGAAATCAGGGGGCTGGGTTTATTATAACATTAATAAAATCAAAagggtttcaccaatcttcttgaaaattgcacatgccagaaagaaatgtctattttacataacctgaaaatttcaggaagattggttaaagactgagggagaaagggtagttaacaggaaaaaaaacccctcagtCACACAAAAGTATTCCTGAAAACTTGTGTTGGCAACCACTTGTACCCATCTATGGTAAAGACACTATAGGCTGCATATTTTATAGATTGCTGGGTTTTTCAATTTCCCTTTTATTGTTTTTTGGTGcaatggaatttattttcttttttaaaaattcaatttacTTTTTTCAATAATTTTTGTTTGCTAATGAAAGCCTATGGGAGTTCATAATATGGCACTTGGGATGTtgagggtgggggtaggggaataACTGCCGTGCAGACCAGCcgtggattaacctttaagcaatataagcacacgcatagggcaccaagggaaggagggcaccacagagtactggtaccatagctgtagccatctaattttaaggcattccagattaaaaatcattttcaataagtttttgtatttgcattttccccttatgttttattaaaaaattcagaaaatagtgatgaaaatttgtatttttttctgttgccctagttataagtaagtaattggcttatattgcttgctgcttttTAGTGTTACAGGAAATGTGTTTTCATCTGTgtatttttaagttttttttttttttttaatagcagctGTGGGCCCCGATGCAGATTCGGACCTTGACATATGATGTGCAAATAACTACTTGAGGGTGTGTGATTTTCCTTGGGAAAACACAATGAGGAAGGATTAAACCCCCTTTCCTCATATTATGTTCCTGCCCTTTTAAAGATACGCAGAAATGACCAATCATTTCATATATTATCTAGTTTAGTCCTTAGTTGGAAGTTGCATAGAATGTACTTCTGagaaagcatgcataaga
This window of the Elgaria multicarinata webbii isolate HBS135686 ecotype San Diego chromosome 3, rElgMul1.1.pri, whole genome shotgun sequence genome carries:
- the NME5 gene encoding nucleoside diphosphate kinase homolog 5 — protein: MQMLMPEPQIYVERTLAIIKPDIVNKEDEIEDIILRSGFTIVQKRKLQLSPEQCSNFYVEQYGKMFFPNLTAYMSSGPLIAMVLARHQAISHWKDLLGPSSSIIAKETYPDSLRAIYGTDDLRNGLHGSVSFASAEREIRFMFPEVIIEPIPVGQAAKDYLNLYVTPTLLKGLTALCKKKPADPFTWLADWLIEHNPNTPRLRHNVIVEEP